CCTTTGGATGAATATGATTTTGGTGTTGGTGGAATACCCGTAACGTTAGAATTAACAAAGCAACTTGTTTCATCCTATACAGAATAAAAAATTTGACTTAATATGAATTCGGATTTTCTTATATAACGAATTAAACAGTCTTGCAGGAGAAGCAGTTATCCCCTGCTTTTTTCTGCAATTATAAAGAATTGACTATACGTATACAATAACAAAAAAACAAATAGCAACGTTTCGTTGACAAATTTTCAGCACTTTTTGGTAGACTGCAACCTTTGGTTTTCTATATAATTGAAGAATAAAGGGGGCGAGTTAATGAGCATATCTGAAAGATTACAGAAATTAAGAAAACATGAAAGATATTCGCAGGAACAGTTAGCAGAAAAATTAGGAGTAACAAGACAAGCAATATCAAAATGGGAAAGTAACCAAGGCAATCCAGATATCAATAATATAATTAAATTAAGTGAAATTTATAATGTTAGTACGGACTATTTATTAAAAGGTGAGAAGCAGATAAGTAAGCCAATAGAAATTAATTCTAAAGAAAATAAGGAGAATATTAAATCTGGAAAGACATTTAATAGACTTTTATTTATTGCTGGTATTTCCACTATTGCAATTTTGTTTCTTTTTTCTTTTACTTTTTTAGTAAAAACATTTTTAGGAGGTCATTAAAATGAAAACAAAATGTTTTTTAGTACTTGTTTTTGTATTTACAGTTTTATTATCTGCTTGTGGAAATTTATCAGGTGATGGCAATAAAACGTCTGGTTTGTCATCAGAAAACTCTCCTAAACAAACTATACAAATTGCTTTTGAAGCGCTAAAAAATGGGGATTCCAAGAAATTCAATCAGCTTATTCAATATAAAGAGCGGCGGGAAGGTGTTCTCATATATAAGGATAATAAGCTTTTTGGCAATAATTTAGATGGCAAAGGTAAAGAACTTATGGAGAGTGTTTTTTCCAAATTTTCTTATGATATAGGAGAAGTGAAGGAAAATGGAAATGTCACTACAGCTCAAGTGAAAATTACTAACCGTGATTTATCAAATGTAGAGAAAGATATGCTGCGTTATACAAATGCTGATAATTCACTCATTG
The genomic region above belongs to Clostridium sp. AWRP and contains:
- a CDS encoding helix-turn-helix transcriptional regulator; this translates as MSISERLQKLRKHERYSQEQLAEKLGVTRQAISKWESNQGNPDINNIIKLSEIYNVSTDYLLKGEKQISKPIEINSKENKENIKSGKTFNRLLFIAGISTIAILFLFSFTFLVKTFLGGH